Genomic window (Cellulosilyticum lentocellum DSM 5427):
TTCCTCTTTATGGTCAAGTCAGTGGGTATTGGTCAGAAGAAGAAGAATACCAATTGGCAGAAAAAGCTACTTTTAAAATAGGTGAGCTGCAAGTAAGTAATAAAATGAATAGCTATTGCTTTTATCCTAGTGGACATTTAAAAAGTCTTAACTTATGGAGTAAGGAAGTTGTAATAGTTCAGCTTCATAAGAAGAATATTGCTATAAGGTTAGGTATAGCTTTTTATGAGAATGGTAATATTAAGTCCTTAGAACCATATGTACCTACCAAGATAAAGACACCAATAGGAGATATTATGGCCTATAGCAATGAACCTATTGGTATACACGGCGACACTAATTCTCTTATTCTAGACGAAGATGGAAGAATAAAAGGAATAACAACTGTATCAACTGCTATACGAATGAATAACGACCAAGGAGAAGAACAGGTGATTGCACCTCATTTAGTAAGAAGTCAGTTAGATATTGAGAGATGGGTTATTTCACCTATAACAATTAGCTTTCTCGAAAATCAAGTAATAATTGTGGATGAGCATACTACTTATAGATTTAACAAAGATGATTTTAAGTGGAGCACCACGCAAATAGGGTTTGAAGAAATAGGGCATGAATGCGGTAATTGTCAGGGGTGTAAAAATTGCTCATAAATAATTTATAAAAAAAGTGAAAAACCGCTTGACGTATGTATATAATACATGATATATTAAACAAGTCGTCAGGACGACATGAATGCAAGATGGTGGGTATAGCTCAGTTGGTAGTAGCACTGGATTGTGGTTCCAGGTGTCGTGGGTTCGAGCCCCATTACCCACCCTTTACTATGAAAATAGTAATGTAGGGTTATCGCCAAGCGGTAAGGCACAGGATTTTGATTCCTGCATTCGGAGGTTCGAATCCTCCTAGCCCTGTTAGTAGGATAAATTCTACTTTAATTTAATAAGGAGAGATGGTCGAGTTGGTTTAAGGCACCGGTCTTGAAAACCGGCGAGGGTAACACCTCCCTGGGTTCGAATCCCAGTCTCTCCGTTATATAAAAGTGGTATGGCAATGATTCAGTTCAATGCTGTACCACTTTTTCGTTGACAGGAAATACTAACAAGCAGTTTGAATAGTCGATATAATTCGTATGTGAAGAAAATATTGACAAATGTATTGTTCGGCTATATGATAGGGATAAATAGCAAAGGTGCTATGAGCCAGTACAGCTCATAGCACCTTTTTTGTTTTTTAAAAAGAATTATGTAAAGGGGGATTTAATATGAAAAAAATAGTTAAAAGGTTAACTACTCTTACAACAAACGTATTATTATGCGGTATGCTTCTAACAGGTTGTACTAGCACAGGTGAAGCAACTGACAAAGCAAGTAACTCTAACGAGGATGTTATTAAAATTGGAGTGTTTGAACCAATCACAGGAAGCCTAGCAGCAGGTGGAGCTATTGAAAAAGAAGGGATTGAGATTGCCTATGCTGAAAGAAGCGAAGTATTAGGTAAAAAAGTTGAACTCGTTATTGCAGATAATAAATCTGAAAAGGTAGAAGCTGCTAATGCCGTTTCAAGATTAATTGAAAAAGATAAAGTTGCTGCTATTATTGGTTCATATTCTTCAACACCTTCTATCGGAGCTGGAGATGTTATTAAAGAAGCAGGTATACCAACTGTAGGTGTATCTTGTACTAACCCATTAGTTACACAAGGTAATGATTGGTACTTTAGAGTTTGTTTCATCGATCCTTATCAAGGGAAAGTAATGGCCAACTATGCTTACAATAAATTAGGTGCTAGAACAGCGGCAGTTACTCGTGAAGTAGGAGCTGACTACTCAGTAGGCCTTGCACAGTTCTTCACTGATGAATTCATCCGCTTAAATGGCGGAGATGAGAGCTGTATTGTTGCCACAGCAGATTATCAATCAGGAGATCAAGACTTTAATGCACAAATCACTAATATATCCAAAGCCAATCCAGATATTATTTTTGCACCAGGTAACTTTACAGAGTGTTCAATGCTTATCAAACAAGCTCGTCAATTAGGCGTAACAACACCATTCTTGGGTGGAGATACTTGGGAAACACCTGAGTTTATAACGATTGGTGGTACAGAAGTAGAAGGTGCATTGTTCTCTACTTTCTTTGATTCCAATGCAGATTTCACACCACAAACTAAAACTTTTGTTGAAAACTATAAAGCTAGCCATAATGGGGAAGAACCAGCGGCTGTTACAGCACTTGCTTATGATGCATACAATGTAGTACTTGATGCCATTGAAAGAGCGGGCAGTACAGATCCAGCAGCTATTCAAAAAGCGCTTAAAGAGACAAAAGATTTCCCGGGAGTAGCAGGGTACATTAATTTTGATGAAAACGGGGATGCAACTAAGAGTGCTGTTATCAAAGAAATTAAAGAGGGTAAATTTACTTATGTAGATTCTGTATCAGCAGAGTAATCAATAAAACACGCTATTAAAGTATTACAAAACTAGATACTTATTGAGACAGTATTAAAACAGGAGGGGATAACCCCTCTTGTTTCTAATCATATGGAAGAAAACCTTACTAGAATGTGATAAAAGAGGAGTAGTAATAAAAATGAGGAGGCAGATCTATGACCTTAGAGATTTTTTTGCAACAACTAGTTAATGGGCTAACGTTAGGTAGCTTGTTTGCTCTAGTAGCAATTGGTTATACAATGGTTTACGGTATTTTACGACTTATCAACTTTGCTCATGGTGATATATTTATGATGGCCATGTACATAGCCTTTTTTAGTATTAGCATATTCAGTGTACCTTGGTACATTTCTTTTATATTAGTTATTGCTTTAACCGCTTTATTGGGAATTGCAACAGAAAAAGTAGCTTATAAACCTCTTAGAGAGCAAGGGGCTCCAAGCATTTCGCTATTGATTTCTTCCATAGGTGCTTCTTATCTTATGGAAAACTTAGCAACAGTGCTTTTTACAGGGCGTCCTAAAAACTTTCCTCAAATTCCTTTTTTTACGGATATGATAACTGTAGGAGGTATACATATACAACGTCTTGCCATTATGGTACCTATTATTACTTTAGTGCTACTTTTGGCACTTCTTTATCTCATCAAT
Coding sequences:
- a CDS encoding ABC transporter substrate-binding protein; the protein is MKKIVKRLTTLTTNVLLCGMLLTGCTSTGEATDKASNSNEDVIKIGVFEPITGSLAAGGAIEKEGIEIAYAERSEVLGKKVELVIADNKSEKVEAANAVSRLIEKDKVAAIIGSYSSTPSIGAGDVIKEAGIPTVGVSCTNPLVTQGNDWYFRVCFIDPYQGKVMANYAYNKLGARTAAVTREVGADYSVGLAQFFTDEFIRLNGGDESCIVATADYQSGDQDFNAQITNISKANPDIIFAPGNFTECSMLIKQARQLGVTTPFLGGDTWETPEFITIGGTEVEGALFSTFFDSNADFTPQTKTFVENYKASHNGEEPAAVTALAYDAYNVVLDAIERAGSTDPAAIQKALKETKDFPGVAGYINFDENGDATKSAVIKEIKEGKFTYVDSVSAE
- a CDS encoding branched-chain amino acid ABC transporter permease → MTLEIFLQQLVNGLTLGSLFALVAIGYTMVYGILRLINFAHGDIFMMAMYIAFFSISIFSVPWYISFILVIALTALLGIATEKVAYKPLREQGAPSISLLISSIGASYLMENLATVLFTGRPKNFPQIPFFTDMITVGGIHIQRLAIMVPIITLVLLLALLYLINHTKTGMAMRAVSKDVETARLMGISVNKVITATFGIGSALAAVGAIMWGMKYLQIKPDVGVMPGMKCFIAAVIGGIGNIKGAVVGGLLLGLIEVLIVAFIPSLTGYRDAFSFILLIIILLVRPNGLIGEKIAEKV